The Anaeromyxobacter sp. Fw109-5 genomic interval GTCGCGGCGGCGCTCGCGGCCGGCCGGCGCTGATCCGCCCGCGGGCGCGTGCTGATCGCGCGCGCGGCCGCCGGACACCTCGGTGCCGGGGCTGGCGTGCCTACACGCTCGCCCCTGCGCTCGGTTGGCGCACCCCCTGTCCGGCGGCGCGACAGGCAGCCGCACCGCGACGGACGAAGCCCGGACGGTGGTCGGTCGTACCCGCGCACGCCCGCTCGTCCCCCGACGCGAAACTAGACCAGGCGGCTCCACGAGTTACGCCCGATCCCGTTTGCTCTCGCCGAAAATCGATGGGTAGGATTCGGCCCTCGGTTCACGCGCTCCGTAGTTGCAGGTCAAACCTCTACAAATGGCTGGGGTCGAACATGGCTGAGACGCTCAAGCGGAAGCTGAAGGAGAAGATCGAGGCATTCCGCCCGCGCACGCAGAAGCTGAACAAGGAGCTGGCGGAGATCGTCATCGACAAGGTCACGATCGGCCAGGCCATCGGTGGCGCTCGCGACGTGCGCTGCCTCGTGACGGACATCTCGTACCTGGACCCGCAGGAAGGCATCCGCTTCCGCGGCAAGACGATCCCTGAGACCTTCGAGGCGCTGAAGCCGCACGTGGTCGCCGGCGCGGAGATGCCGACGGTCGAGAGCTTCTTCTACTTCCTCCTCACGGGTGAGATCCCGACGAAGGACGAGGCGCAGGAGGTCTTCGCCGACCTGAAGAAGCGCGAGGCGCTTCCCCAGTACGTCATCGACGTGCTGCGCGCGATGCCCCGCGACTCGCACCCGATGGCGATGTTCTCCGCCGGCATCGTCGCGATGCAGCGCGAGTCCGTGTTCGCGAAGCGCTACGGAGAGGGCAACCTCAAGAAGACGGAGATGTGGGACCCGATGTACGAGGACGCGATGACGCTCGTCGCGCGCCTCCCGGTGCTCGCGGCCTACATCTACCGGATGAAGTACAAGGGTGACACGCACATCCCGTCGGATCCGAAGCTCGACCTCGGCGGCAACTTCGCCCAGATGATCGGGCAGGTGAAGCCGTACGACGACGTCGCCCGCATGTACTTCATCCTCCACTCGGACCACGAGTCGGGGAACGTCTCGGCGCACACGGCGCACCTCGTCGCGTCCGCGCTCTCCGACGCGTACTACGCGTACTCGGCCGGCATCAACGGCCTCGCCGGCCCGCTCCACGGCCTGGCGAACCAGGAGGTGCTCGGCTGGATCCAGCAGACGATGAAGAAGCTGAACAACCAGGTGCCCTCGAAGGAGCAGCTGAAGCAGTTCCTCTGGGACACCCTGAACTCGGGCCAGGTCATCCCCGGCTACGGCCACGCGGTGCTCCGCAAGACGGACCCGCGCTACACGGCGCAGAACGAGTTCGCGAAGAAGCACCTGCCGAACGACCCGCTGTTCCAGCTCGTGAACATGATCTACGAGGTGGCGCCGGGCGTCCTCACGGAGCACGGGAAGACCAAGAACCCGTGGCCGAACGTCGACGCGCACTCGGGCGTGATCCAGTGGTACTACGGCGTCCGCGAGTGGGACTTCTACACGGTCCTCTTCGGCGTCGGCCGCGCCCTGGGCGTGCTCGCGAACCTCGTGTGGGACCGCGGCCTCGGCTACGCGATCGAGCGGCCGAAGTCGGTCACCACCGCGATGCTCGAGAAGTGG includes:
- a CDS encoding citrate (Si)-synthase, coding for MAETLKRKLKEKIEAFRPRTQKLNKELAEIVIDKVTIGQAIGGARDVRCLVTDISYLDPQEGIRFRGKTIPETFEALKPHVVAGAEMPTVESFFYFLLTGEIPTKDEAQEVFADLKKREALPQYVIDVLRAMPRDSHPMAMFSAGIVAMQRESVFAKRYGEGNLKKTEMWDPMYEDAMTLVARLPVLAAYIYRMKYKGDTHIPSDPKLDLGGNFAQMIGQVKPYDDVARMYFILHSDHESGNVSAHTAHLVASALSDAYYAYSAGINGLAGPLHGLANQEVLGWIQQTMKKLNNQVPSKEQLKQFLWDTLNSGQVIPGYGHAVLRKTDPRYTAQNEFAKKHLPNDPLFQLVNMIYEVAPGVLTEHGKTKNPWPNVDAHSGVIQWYYGVREWDFYTVLFGVGRALGVLANLVWDRGLGYAIERPKSVTTAMLEKWAAEGGRKI